A single region of the Arthrobacter sp. PAMC25564 genome encodes:
- a CDS encoding aldo/keto reductase encodes MEYRKLGSSGMYISEMAYGNWGTHGEQIDQDAATACVRQAPDLGITTFDIADAYARYSRQASSVLNQS; translated from the coding sequence ATGGAATACCGCAAACTTGGTTCCTCCGGCATGTACATCAGTGAAATGGCCTATGGGAACTGGGGCACGCACGGTGAGCAGATCGACCAGGACGCTGCCACGGCCTGCGTCCGGCAGGCCCCGGATCTGGGCATTACCACCTTCGACATCGCCGACGCCTATGCCAGGTATTCCAGACAGGCATCATCGGTACTGAACCAGTCCTGA
- a CDS encoding acyl-CoA desaturase produces the protein MTPTATSERPKSRVRQPNAVVLSYSELLKSVKAAGLLERRVGFYVTVFSCLALLMTATWFGFALIGDSWFQLLIAAALGILCTQLSFLAHEAGHRQIFASRRANDWAARLLATSVAGISYSWWEQKHGAHHNHPNVISKDPDIATGAIAFFPEAAATRQGRFSFLTRKQGWFFFPLLFLVGLGLQIDSIKFIFRRAKVTHRWVEIPILAVRLSLLPVLAFTFLPWGMALAFIAVQLAIFGFYMGASFAPNHKGMPVLPADSRVDFFSRQVLTSRNISGGRFMDILLGGLNRQAEHHLFPDMARPQLDKAAVIVREFCAKHQVPYTETTLLQSYGIIVRYLNEVGLSAGRHFECPMATVTRRY, from the coding sequence ATGACCCCCACCGCCACCTCGGAGCGCCCGAAATCGCGTGTCCGACAACCCAATGCCGTCGTCCTGAGCTACTCGGAACTCCTCAAGAGCGTCAAGGCCGCCGGCCTCCTCGAGCGCCGCGTCGGCTTTTACGTCACCGTGTTTTCCTGCCTGGCCCTCCTGATGACCGCCACCTGGTTCGGCTTCGCGCTGATTGGCGACAGTTGGTTCCAGCTCCTGATCGCCGCCGCACTGGGCATCCTTTGCACCCAACTGAGCTTCCTGGCCCACGAGGCCGGACACCGCCAGATCTTCGCATCCCGGCGGGCCAATGACTGGGCCGCCCGGCTGCTCGCCACCTCCGTGGCCGGCATCAGCTATTCGTGGTGGGAGCAGAAGCACGGCGCGCACCACAACCACCCGAACGTCATCTCCAAGGACCCGGACATCGCCACGGGCGCTATCGCATTCTTCCCGGAAGCCGCAGCGACCCGGCAGGGCCGGTTCTCCTTCCTGACCCGCAAGCAGGGCTGGTTCTTCTTCCCGCTGCTGTTCCTGGTAGGCCTGGGCCTCCAGATCGATTCGATCAAGTTCATCTTCCGGCGCGCCAAGGTCACGCACCGCTGGGTTGAAATCCCGATCCTCGCGGTCCGCCTCAGCCTGCTGCCGGTACTCGCGTTCACGTTCCTGCCGTGGGGCATGGCGCTCGCGTTTATCGCGGTCCAGCTCGCCATCTTCGGGTTCTACATGGGAGCCTCCTTCGCCCCGAACCACAAGGGCATGCCGGTCCTGCCGGCCGACAGCCGCGTGGACTTCTTCAGCCGGCAGGTCCTCACGTCACGGAACATTTCCGGTGGCCGCTTCATGGACATCCTGCTCGGCGGCCTCAACCGCCAGGCCGAGCACCATCTCTTCCCGGACATGGCCCGCCCGCAGCTGGACAAGGCGGCCGTGATCGTCCGCGAGTTTTGCGCGAAACACCAGGTTCCCTACACGGAAACCACGCTGCTGCAGTCCTACGGCATCATCGTCCGTTACCTCAACGAGGTCGGCCTCTCCGCCGGACGGCACTTCGAGTGCCCGATGGCCACCGTTACCCGCCGCTACTGA
- a CDS encoding carbohydrate kinase, which produces MHYLEAAGPARQFLDVVVVGEALIDVVTSPEGTSEYPGGSPANVAYGLGRLGVNTGLLTAIGDDERGAAIDRHLRSAGVTLLPGSYSLGGTASATSTLAADGSASYDFDISWALEPVAPAYVPKVLHTGSIATFLAPGAEAVKSLLQQCRRECTVTYDPNIRPALLGSHAEAKSIFEDLVHLTDVVKLSDEDAQWLYPREDLDDTAAHLLGLGASLAVITKGSHGSLLATAATRLNIPSVKSGVADTIGAGDSYMAALILGLLTRGTDGLAPAVLEQLGRTASMAAAITVRRPGANPPTLEELRTHLQPAS; this is translated from the coding sequence ATGCACTATCTCGAGGCCGCCGGCCCGGCCCGGCAGTTCCTGGACGTCGTCGTTGTCGGCGAAGCCCTCATCGACGTCGTCACCTCGCCCGAGGGTACGAGCGAATACCCCGGCGGGTCACCCGCCAACGTCGCCTACGGGCTGGGCCGGCTCGGCGTCAACACCGGGCTGTTGACCGCCATTGGCGACGACGAGCGCGGCGCCGCCATCGACAGGCACCTGCGCAGTGCCGGTGTGACGCTCCTGCCTGGCTCATACTCCCTGGGCGGAACCGCGTCGGCGACATCAACGCTCGCCGCGGATGGGTCCGCCAGCTACGACTTCGACATTTCCTGGGCCCTTGAACCGGTCGCTCCCGCCTACGTCCCGAAGGTGCTTCACACCGGTTCGATCGCCACTTTTCTCGCACCGGGCGCCGAAGCAGTCAAATCACTCCTGCAGCAGTGCCGTCGCGAATGCACGGTCACCTATGACCCCAATATCAGGCCCGCCCTGCTCGGCAGCCACGCTGAGGCAAAATCCATCTTCGAAGACCTGGTTCACCTGACGGACGTCGTCAAGCTCAGCGATGAGGACGCCCAATGGCTCTACCCCCGGGAGGATTTGGATGACACCGCCGCGCACCTCCTGGGGTTGGGTGCCTCCCTGGCAGTCATCACCAAAGGCTCACATGGTTCACTGCTCGCCACAGCCGCGACACGGCTGAACATCCCATCGGTGAAATCCGGAGTCGCCGACACGATAGGCGCCGGCGACTCGTACATGGCAGCCCTGATCCTGGGACTCCTCACCCGCGGGACCGATGGCCTCGCGCCCGCTGTTCTGGAGCAGCTGGGACGCACAGCATCCATGGCCGCCGCCATCACCGTGCGGCGCCCCGGCGCAAATCCCCCGACCTTAGAGGAACTCCGCACCCATCTGCAGCCCGCGTCATAG
- a CDS encoding M1 family metallopeptidase, producing the protein MSSSAPSSAPSGNRSVPPAGVEAGAPDPYLPGHGTTAYRVTRYELELDYKLSSNRLNGRAILHAVTQRPTSAIVLDLAGLRATRIQLSGRKVRKFSQHADQLVVVPDAALLPGEDFTLDIRYEGNPGPRRGLWGEVGWEELTDGVLVAGQPNGAASWFPCNDHPQDKASYRITVTTDANYRAVCNGVLLSRTRRSSRETWVYEQAEPMSTYLATVQIGRYELLTLNAVRPAGQVPQYAAVPASLTEAARRGLARQPEMMQTFTNCFGPYPFADYTVVVTEDELEIPLEAQTLSIFGPNHLLQDWESQRLIAHELSHQWFGNSLTAASWKDIWLHEGFACYAEWIWSEEAGVMPIAQRAAAAWRKVNAAAKDILVGDPGPELMFDDRVYKRGALTLHALRLACGDLAFFALLHDWADHNRHGTVSTPEFILATNAATGIDAEALLHPWLFEEALPALPR; encoded by the coding sequence ATGAGTTCCAGCGCACCATCGAGCGCACCATCCGGCAACCGCAGCGTCCCGCCCGCTGGCGTGGAAGCCGGCGCGCCGGATCCCTACCTCCCCGGCCACGGCACCACCGCGTACCGGGTCACCCGTTACGAACTCGAACTGGACTACAAGCTCAGCAGCAACCGCCTGAACGGCCGAGCCATCCTGCACGCGGTCACCCAGCGCCCGACCTCGGCCATTGTGCTGGACCTGGCAGGGCTCCGCGCCACCAGGATCCAGCTCAGCGGCCGGAAGGTGCGCAAGTTCAGCCAGCACGCAGACCAGCTCGTGGTGGTCCCCGACGCCGCGCTCCTGCCGGGTGAGGACTTCACCCTGGACATCCGCTACGAGGGCAACCCTGGCCCGCGCCGCGGCCTGTGGGGCGAAGTGGGCTGGGAAGAACTCACCGACGGCGTCCTGGTGGCCGGCCAGCCCAACGGGGCGGCGTCCTGGTTCCCCTGCAACGACCACCCGCAGGACAAGGCCAGCTACCGGATCACGGTCACCACGGACGCCAACTACCGGGCCGTGTGCAACGGTGTGCTGCTTTCCCGCACCCGCCGGTCCAGCCGCGAGACCTGGGTCTACGAGCAGGCCGAGCCGATGTCCACCTACCTCGCCACGGTCCAGATCGGCCGCTACGAGCTCCTGACGCTCAACGCGGTCCGGCCAGCCGGGCAAGTGCCGCAGTACGCGGCGGTTCCGGCGTCCCTGACCGAGGCCGCCCGCAGGGGGCTCGCGCGCCAGCCCGAGATGATGCAGACCTTCACCAACTGCTTTGGCCCGTACCCGTTCGCGGACTACACCGTGGTGGTGACGGAGGACGAGCTGGAGATCCCGCTGGAGGCACAGACACTGTCCATCTTCGGTCCCAACCATCTGTTGCAGGACTGGGAATCGCAGCGGCTGATCGCCCACGAACTGTCCCACCAGTGGTTCGGGAACTCACTGACGGCGGCGTCCTGGAAGGACATCTGGCTGCACGAGGGATTCGCCTGCTACGCCGAGTGGATCTGGTCCGAAGAGGCAGGCGTCATGCCCATCGCCCAGCGGGCGGCCGCCGCGTGGCGGAAGGTCAACGCCGCCGCCAAGGACATCCTGGTCGGCGACCCGGGGCCCGAGTTGATGTTCGATGACCGCGTCTACAAGCGCGGCGCCCTCACGCTCCACGCGCTTCGCCTTGCGTGTGGGGACCTGGCGTTCTTCGCGCTCCTTCACGACTGGGCGGACCACAACCGTCATGGCACGGTATCCACCCCCGAGTTCATCCTCGCCACCAACGCGGCGACCGGCATCGATGCGGAAGCCCTGCTGCACCCCTGGCTCTTCGAAGAGGCACTCCCGGCACTGCCGCGCTGA
- a CDS encoding quinone oxidoreductase, producing MMHAILARQSGGPEVLELAETERPVPGPGQLLIKVAAAGVNFIDTYKRSGIYKVRYPFIPGSEASGTVEELGEGATGFAPGDRVATAEGINCYAGYALVDEDKALPVPEGLDDFTAAALPLQGVTAHYLINSTFRVESGHTVLLHAGAGGVGLLLIQLLKAKGANVITTVSTDEKERLAREAGADHVLRYAGFTAKVRDLTDGTGADVVYDGVGKDTFDGSLAALRVRGTLVLFGGASGPVPPFDPQRLNAGGSLYLTRPTMAHYLRDAQERRWRSGEVFAAAADGNLKVRIGARYSLAEAARAHDDLEQRRTTGKVILVP from the coding sequence ATGATGCACGCAATCCTTGCCCGGCAGTCGGGCGGCCCCGAGGTACTGGAGCTGGCAGAGACAGAGCGTCCGGTCCCGGGCCCCGGCCAGTTGCTCATCAAGGTCGCGGCGGCAGGCGTGAACTTTATCGACACCTACAAGCGCAGCGGCATCTACAAGGTGCGGTACCCCTTCATCCCCGGCTCCGAGGCCTCCGGCACCGTCGAGGAACTCGGGGAAGGCGCCACCGGCTTCGCCCCGGGCGACCGGGTCGCCACAGCCGAGGGCATCAACTGCTACGCCGGCTACGCCCTCGTCGATGAGGACAAGGCGCTCCCCGTCCCGGAAGGCCTGGACGACTTCACAGCCGCCGCACTCCCCCTGCAGGGCGTGACGGCCCACTATCTGATCAATTCCACCTTCCGCGTCGAGTCAGGCCACACCGTGCTGCTCCACGCAGGAGCCGGCGGCGTCGGCCTGCTCCTGATCCAGCTGCTCAAGGCCAAAGGCGCGAACGTCATCACCACCGTCTCCACGGATGAGAAGGAGCGGCTGGCCCGCGAAGCGGGCGCCGACCATGTGCTGCGCTACGCAGGCTTCACCGCCAAGGTCCGGGATCTGACCGACGGGACCGGCGCCGATGTGGTGTACGACGGCGTCGGGAAGGACACCTTCGACGGCTCCCTCGCCGCGCTGCGCGTCCGCGGCACCCTCGTGCTCTTTGGCGGCGCCTCCGGTCCGGTCCCGCCATTCGATCCGCAGCGGCTCAATGCCGGCGGCTCGCTGTACCTGACCCGTCCGACGATGGCCCACTACCTGCGCGACGCCCAGGAACGCCGCTGGCGCTCCGGCGAGGTCTTTGCCGCTGCCGCCGACGGGAACCTCAAGGTCCGGATCGGCGCCCGCTATTCGCTGGCTGAAGCGGCCAGGGCCCACGACGACCTGGAGCAGCGCCGCACCACCGGCAAAGTCATCCTGGTGCCCTGA
- the argC gene encoding N-acetyl-gamma-glutamyl-phosphate reductase, with translation MTISVAVSGASGYAGGEVLRLLAGHPDVTIGAITAHSNAGSRLGELQPHLHSLADRILEDTTVENLSGHDVVFLALPHGASAEIAAQLPAGTVVIDAGADHRLEDPAAWEKFYGSPHAGTWPYGLPELPGQREALRGATRIAVPGCYPTSALLALTPGFSNHLLQAEDVVIVSASGTSGAGKAAKVNLIGSEVMGSMNPYGVGGGHRHTPEIEQGLSKALNAPVTVSFTPTLAPMSRGILTTATAKVRPGVTAEELRRAWSEAYDDEQFVHLLPEGRWPTTKSVQGSNHAVMQLALDAHTGRVIVCCAIDNLTKGTAGGAVQSMNIALGLAEDAGLNLQGVAP, from the coding sequence ATGACTATTTCTGTTGCCGTCTCCGGCGCGAGCGGTTATGCCGGCGGCGAGGTGCTGCGGCTCCTGGCCGGTCATCCCGATGTCACGATCGGCGCCATTACGGCCCACAGCAATGCCGGTTCCAGACTAGGGGAATTGCAGCCCCATCTCCATAGCCTCGCGGACCGCATCCTCGAAGACACCACCGTGGAAAACCTGTCCGGACACGACGTCGTGTTCCTGGCGCTGCCGCACGGTGCGTCCGCGGAGATCGCGGCGCAGTTGCCGGCCGGGACCGTCGTGATCGACGCCGGCGCCGACCACCGCCTCGAGGACCCGGCCGCCTGGGAGAAATTCTACGGATCGCCGCATGCCGGAACCTGGCCGTACGGCCTCCCCGAGCTTCCGGGACAGCGCGAGGCCCTCCGCGGCGCCACCCGGATCGCCGTGCCGGGCTGCTATCCGACCTCGGCCCTGCTGGCACTTACCCCGGGCTTCAGCAACCACCTGCTGCAGGCGGAGGACGTCGTCATCGTCTCCGCCTCCGGCACCTCCGGGGCCGGCAAGGCCGCCAAGGTCAACCTGATCGGCTCCGAGGTCATGGGCTCGATGAACCCCTACGGCGTGGGCGGCGGCCACCGGCACACCCCCGAGATCGAACAGGGACTCTCCAAGGCACTGAACGCCCCGGTCACCGTGTCCTTCACGCCCACGCTGGCTCCGATGAGCCGGGGCATCCTCACGACGGCGACGGCGAAGGTGCGTCCGGGCGTGACCGCCGAGGAACTGCGCCGCGCCTGGAGCGAGGCTTACGACGACGAACAGTTCGTCCATCTGCTCCCGGAAGGCCGCTGGCCCACCACCAAATCCGTGCAGGGATCCAACCACGCCGTCATGCAGCTGGCGCTTGACGCGCACACCGGCCGGGTGATCGTCTGCTGCGCCATCGACAACCTGACCAAGGGGACCGCCGGCGGCGCCGTGCAGTCCATGAATATCGCCCTCGGCCTGGCGGAAGACGCCGGCCTCAACCTGCAGGGAGTCGCACCATGA
- a CDS encoding Pls/PosA family non-ribosomal peptide synthetase has product MTEQQPHDRNRPPTDLVYRAQLPGALAAPPERTLIDILQDTAHRFPDASALDDGQSSLSYAQLLAEVRSTATQLHMAGLGAGDKIGVRIPSGTNQLYISILAVLMVGAAYVPVDADDPDERAKLVFGEANVAGILHGGGEIVTDAKRPKPFPAGRLPGPDDDAWVIFTSGSTGTPKGVAVQHRSSAAFVDAEARIFLKDEPIGAQDRVLAGLSVAFDASCEEMWLAWRHGACLVPAPRALVRTGMDLGPWLISHGITVVSTVPTLAALWPVESLESVRLLIFGGEACPPELAERLAVEGREVWNTYGPTEATVVACAAQLGGTGPVRIGLPLDGWDLAVVDADALPVGEGEVGELIIGGVGLARYLDPAKDAEKYAPMPSLGWERAYRSGDLVRYEAEGLVFQGRADEQVKLGGRRIELGEIDAALQALPDIAGAAAAVQTTAAGNQILVGYLAPVAGQEVDLATARELLGASLPAPLIPLLTLVDSLPTKTSGKVDRHALPWPLTGAGAADAETAPLNLPEDAQWIVQQWTAVLGSAVADLDADFFAYGGGSLAAAQLVSALRVRYPTITVADIYATPRIGALVDAARQSLPEGGAGPAPERTVRPTTRKSQIFQTLMGVPLHILVGMRWLSYLMAANNLLAALAGFSAAPTISWWWVGASWLVFVSPAGRMLISIAAARILLRNVVPGTYPRSGRVHLRLWLAEQIQDLAGAISLASAPWVPYYAKALGAKIGNDVQLHSLPPVTGLLSLGSGANIEPEVDLSGWWIDGDIVHIGAIHIGPGATIGARSTLMPGATIGAGAQVEPGSAVLGKVKAGQLVAGSPAERRGKAKHSRPGTPPEHHLIGRLWFAAFAAASALLALIPYVSAAAAALVVYLFIQGSTSLSAALPELVLSLPLAALAWFLANLLLILVTTRLLGVGLKEGYYRVRSRIGWQVWATERVLDLARDLLFPIYASLFTPVWLRLLGAKVGRNVEASTVLLIPKMTTVGEGAFLADDTMVASYELDGGWMRIAPAKIGKRSFLGNSGMTAAGRNVPKNSLVAVLSATPAKAKSGTSWLGSPPVRLRRTAIASDDTRTYEPPFRLKVARTLWELCRFVPVVLTVAIVAGVLLAFDWLAAAFNYGVAAVLGGVVVLLAGAVAAGSAVVAKWVLVGRIRPGEHPLWSSFIWRNEVVDTFIEMVSAPWFARAASGTPALVWWLRALGARIGAGTWCESYWLPEADLVTLGRNSTVNRGCVVQTHLFHDRVMSIDTVTLDDGATMGPHGVILPQARIGSGGTVGPASLVMRGETVPAATYWMGNPVSPWGGPSVPAPKPR; this is encoded by the coding sequence GTGACTGAACAGCAACCGCACGACCGGAACCGCCCGCCTACAGACCTCGTGTACCGGGCGCAGCTGCCGGGCGCCCTGGCGGCGCCGCCGGAGCGCACGCTGATCGACATCCTCCAGGACACCGCCCACCGCTTCCCGGACGCCTCGGCCCTCGACGACGGCCAGAGCTCGCTCAGCTACGCCCAGCTCCTGGCGGAGGTCCGGTCCACCGCGACGCAGCTGCACATGGCCGGGCTCGGCGCGGGCGACAAGATCGGCGTGCGGATTCCGTCCGGTACCAACCAGCTCTACATCTCGATCCTGGCCGTGCTGATGGTGGGCGCGGCCTACGTTCCGGTGGACGCCGACGACCCGGACGAGCGGGCGAAACTTGTCTTTGGCGAAGCGAACGTCGCGGGCATCCTGCACGGCGGCGGCGAGATTGTCACGGACGCCAAGCGGCCCAAGCCGTTCCCTGCCGGGAGGCTGCCAGGCCCCGACGACGACGCCTGGGTGATCTTCACGTCCGGCTCGACCGGAACCCCCAAGGGCGTCGCCGTGCAGCACCGCTCCTCGGCGGCCTTCGTCGACGCCGAGGCCAGGATCTTCCTGAAAGACGAGCCGATCGGGGCACAGGACCGCGTCCTCGCCGGGCTCTCCGTCGCCTTCGACGCGTCCTGCGAGGAAATGTGGCTCGCGTGGCGCCATGGCGCCTGCCTGGTGCCCGCTCCCCGGGCGCTGGTGCGGACCGGGATGGACCTCGGCCCGTGGCTGATCAGCCACGGCATCACGGTCGTCTCCACGGTCCCCACGCTCGCCGCGCTGTGGCCCGTCGAATCCCTGGAAAGCGTCCGGTTGCTGATCTTCGGCGGCGAGGCCTGCCCGCCCGAGCTCGCTGAGCGGCTCGCCGTCGAGGGCCGTGAGGTTTGGAACACCTACGGCCCCACCGAGGCCACGGTCGTCGCGTGTGCGGCGCAACTGGGCGGCACCGGGCCGGTCAGGATCGGCCTGCCGCTGGACGGCTGGGACCTAGCCGTCGTCGACGCCGATGCGCTGCCCGTCGGCGAAGGCGAGGTGGGCGAGCTGATCATCGGCGGCGTCGGGCTGGCCCGTTACCTGGACCCGGCGAAAGACGCCGAAAAGTACGCGCCCATGCCCTCGCTGGGCTGGGAGCGCGCCTACCGCTCGGGGGACCTGGTGCGCTACGAGGCCGAAGGCCTCGTATTCCAGGGCCGCGCCGACGAGCAGGTCAAACTCGGCGGCCGACGGATCGAGCTGGGCGAAATCGACGCCGCCCTGCAGGCGCTGCCGGACATCGCCGGCGCCGCCGCAGCGGTTCAGACGACGGCGGCTGGCAACCAGATCCTCGTCGGTTACCTGGCCCCCGTGGCCGGCCAGGAGGTCGACCTCGCCACCGCGCGGGAGCTGTTGGGCGCCAGCCTGCCGGCCCCGCTGATCCCCCTACTCACCCTCGTGGATTCGCTGCCCACCAAGACCAGCGGCAAGGTGGACCGCCATGCCCTGCCGTGGCCGCTCACCGGCGCCGGAGCGGCCGATGCCGAGACCGCCCCGCTGAACCTCCCCGAAGATGCCCAATGGATCGTCCAACAATGGACCGCCGTGCTGGGCAGCGCCGTCGCGGACCTCGACGCCGACTTCTTCGCCTATGGGGGCGGCTCCCTCGCCGCCGCGCAGCTCGTGTCCGCCCTCCGCGTCCGCTACCCCACCATCACCGTGGCCGACATCTATGCCACCCCGCGGATCGGCGCGCTCGTTGACGCGGCCCGCCAATCGCTGCCCGAGGGCGGTGCCGGCCCCGCGCCGGAGCGCACCGTCCGGCCCACAACCCGCAAGTCCCAAATCTTCCAGACCCTGATGGGCGTTCCGCTGCACATCCTGGTGGGCATGCGCTGGCTGAGCTACCTGATGGCCGCCAACAACCTGCTGGCCGCACTGGCCGGCTTCAGCGCCGCCCCCACGATCTCCTGGTGGTGGGTCGGTGCCTCGTGGCTCGTCTTCGTCAGCCCCGCGGGCCGGATGCTGATCTCCATCGCTGCCGCCCGCATCCTGCTCCGGAACGTGGTGCCCGGAACGTATCCCCGGTCCGGCCGGGTGCACCTGCGGCTCTGGCTCGCGGAGCAGATCCAGGACCTCGCCGGTGCCATCAGCCTGGCCAGTGCCCCCTGGGTGCCCTACTATGCCAAGGCGCTCGGGGCAAAGATCGGCAACGATGTCCAGCTGCACTCGCTCCCACCCGTCACCGGGCTGCTCTCCCTCGGCAGCGGCGCCAACATCGAGCCGGAAGTCGATCTGTCCGGCTGGTGGATCGACGGGGACATCGTCCACATCGGTGCCATCCACATCGGCCCCGGCGCGACCATCGGGGCGCGCAGCACGCTCATGCCCGGCGCGACAATCGGCGCCGGGGCCCAGGTGGAGCCAGGTTCGGCCGTACTGGGGAAGGTGAAGGCCGGGCAGCTCGTCGCCGGATCGCCTGCGGAGCGGCGCGGCAAGGCCAAACATTCCCGGCCGGGCACTCCCCCTGAACATCATCTGATCGGCCGGCTCTGGTTTGCGGCCTTCGCTGCGGCCTCGGCCCTGCTGGCCCTGATCCCGTACGTCTCCGCTGCCGCCGCCGCCCTGGTGGTCTACCTGTTCATTCAGGGCAGCACCTCGCTGTCCGCGGCGCTCCCGGAGCTGGTGTTGTCCCTTCCGCTGGCTGCGCTGGCCTGGTTCCTGGCCAACCTCCTGCTCATCCTGGTCACCACCAGGCTCCTCGGCGTGGGGCTGAAGGAGGGCTACTACCGGGTGCGCAGCCGGATCGGCTGGCAGGTCTGGGCCACGGAACGGGTCCTGGACCTGGCCCGCGACCTGCTGTTCCCGATCTACGCCAGCCTGTTCACACCGGTCTGGCTGCGGCTCCTCGGCGCCAAGGTCGGCAGGAATGTGGAGGCCTCCACGGTGCTGCTGATCCCCAAGATGACGACCGTGGGCGAGGGTGCCTTCCTGGCCGACGACACCATGGTGGCGTCCTACGAACTCGACGGCGGCTGGATGAGGATTGCCCCGGCCAAGATCGGCAAGCGCTCCTTCCTCGGCAACTCAGGGATGACCGCGGCCGGACGGAACGTCCCCAAGAACTCCCTCGTGGCGGTGCTGTCGGCGACGCCTGCGAAGGCAAAATCCGGGACATCATGGCTGGGGAGCCCTCCCGTGCGGCTCCGGCGCACCGCCATCGCTTCCGACGACACGAGGACCTACGAGCCGCCTTTCCGGCTCAAGGTTGCCCGCACCCTGTGGGAGCTGTGCCGCTTTGTCCCGGTGGTGCTGACGGTCGCCATCGTGGCGGGCGTCCTGCTGGCCTTCGACTGGCTGGCCGCCGCCTTCAACTACGGGGTGGCCGCCGTCCTGGGCGGGGTGGTGGTCCTGCTGGCCGGCGCCGTGGCGGCAGGCAGCGCTGTGGTGGCCAAATGGGTCCTCGTGGGACGGATCCGTCCCGGTGAGCACCCGCTCTGGAGCTCATTCATCTGGCGGAACGAGGTGGTCGATACCTTCATCGAGATGGTCAGCGCCCCGTGGTTCGCGCGCGCGGCCTCCGGAACACCGGCCCTGGTCTGGTGGCTCCGGGCCCTCGGCGCCAGGATCGGTGCCGGCACCTGGTGCGAGAGCTACTGGCTTCCCGAGGCGGATCTCGTCACCCTGGGCAGGAATTCCACGGTCAACCGCGGCTGCGTCGTGCAGACCCATCTGTTCCACGACCGTGTTATGAGCATCGACACTGTTACGCTCGATGACGGAGCAACCATGGGCCCGCACGGGGTCATCCTCCCGCAGGCCAGGATCGGCAGCGGCGGCACGGTGGGTCCGGCGTCGCTCGTTATGAGGGGCGAGACGGTGCCCGCCGCGACGTACTGGATGGGCAATCCCGTGAGCCCGTGGGGCGGACCGTCGGTGCCTGCCCCCAAGCCCAGGTAG